In Mixophyes fleayi isolate aMixFle1 chromosome 3, aMixFle1.hap1, whole genome shotgun sequence, the genomic stretch atgggacaggagggtgttatatagcagtgttaccactaactgacaacacagcagccaatcgaaatccgccttagtatatggcccagcccatctcttctcacatgactttcagccattagaaggcgggcaggtgtttgagtgattgacatacgaagtgtccatttaggaaggaggatgaagtgtaatggaggaaatagctgggaaggcataaaaatgaaggttctgacacacagggtcggccctaataattttatgcatattttaattaaattttttaaaatattggcaggCCGGATACAACCTCTAAGTGGGCTgaatctggcccgcgggccgtagtttgcccatcactgccttagaTGGTAGACAGAAAGTGAAGTAGCCCTTAAGTCACACCTCCAATGTTTCCATGTATGATGTTGTTTTATGACAAACATTCTGAATGCTGTCTAAGACATGTGTTGCAGAATATTGAAACCTACCACTTTTCTCAGATACCAATCTCAGACACACTGACTTTTATAAATGTTTCTAAACTTCAGTTGTAGGACACAAAAACTTGTTTACTCTAGAAATGTGTTTTGTTATACAAAACACAGGTTACATGTCTCTCTCCTTTTCAAATGTTTAAAGCCCACATTTGTGTTAAGTAAATAATACTGAGCtaagtataatatattattattatattagttaTGTTTTTCTATAGAAATTTGAAAAAATAGTTATGCATGAATATAAGAATATCTGCTGTCAGAGGTTTCTTCAGAGAGATCCAGGTCATTTATATGCAATGCACACGTGAAGCCTTAATGTGCCTATTAAAGGAACATGTTGGTCATGCTATAAGCTTCTGGGATGCACATATgaacacaaatatacatatttatttgtggCAGCTATGTGGTGGTGTATTATATAGTTAATAAAGAAGAGAAACAGTGTGTTATTGTTCATACACATTAAATCAGCGGCAATACTCTGATATTGGTGCTTTGACTCCCTCTGCAGACCATGTTTTGTTACAAGAAAaaggttttaaaatgttttttttctcttcaaaaaTGATTTCGAGTTAATTCAATGATTTGGGGAACAGTTCTGGCTCGATGGTACTGGCAGATGATCTCACATAACAACTCCCTTCCTCGTCTACTTTCATCAACATTCCTCTGTGCCCTCTTGACAAAAATGTTACATAAACAGCAGCACTAGTAACAGAATCAGCGTCCTTCCTTGACACAGACCAGGTCTGTTCAATAGTCAGTTAATATATTCTCACATCATCAATCCCTAAATTAAAGTTACAGTAGTCTAAATATATTTTAGCTTATTCATTAAATATGATTCTGTggaatctaaatatattttatttagagtCAGAAGACCCACCCATTGTAGCTTAGCAAcatcattaaaatgtaaaatgatcaCTTAGcacctgatgtagagttggatgcaatttaaacTGAAatagtaagtgtaaattgcatcccgtaatttataCAAGTTTCCAAGTTGCACACATCTTTAGATCCATGTGACTTAGAatgctatgcaaattgcacacacACCTtattatctgccttatgggctggtgtgcatgatacacACATCTtattatctgccttatgggctggtgtgcatgatacatatacacatacacacacctcattatctgccttatgggctggtgtgcatgatacacacacacatacacacacacacacctcattaTCTGCCTTATAGGCAGGTGTGCatgatacatatacacatacacacatcttattatctgccttatgggctggtgtgcatgatacacacacacatacacacacacacacacacctcattaTCTGCCTTATAGGCAGGTGTGCATgacacacttaagtgtatcatgcacaccagcccataaggcagataatgaggtgtgtgtgtgtgtatgcaattTGCATAGTCAGAGTGGCTCTGTAAAACAGAAaggaataaataaattgatgtaaagagaagaaaacaaatattgtGCCCCCCCGAGACAGCACTAGGGTTGATTAAgatgtttgggagggggtgcatgccttttatttaaaaaatgtaattatttttttactacttttttcTAATACAGTAAGATTTGTTGCACCAGGAGAAATatacatctcctagagacctTTCTGCTGCTGCTTCCAACTctgcatagcatgtaaagagcgtaAACAAGCCTTTATATTGCAAGGCTCTTCCACTATGAatccccgttccacctctgtaagcACAGATAGGTGCAGGGGTAGATCCgtctcagtcggagtgcaaactgTGACGGATCCTttgctaaaagtgctttttgcttTTTGCGGTGATCAGCTGCACTTGTGTCCAATTCTACATCAGGCCCATAAAGTACATAGGTACACTTACTCTGCAATTTGGTTTATATCAGATCAAGCAAATTAAATTCACAACCCCCAGTAGGCTTGTGTCTGCTTGTGTAGAGACATTGTTGTTGTTTTCTAATAGTGAAAGCTACTATTGTATAAATACACGTATTATTGTTTTGCCTAGCCTTGCCGTTTCAAATTCCACACAAACTACGTTGAAAGCAACTGTGAAGAACTCTTTGGAGAGCAGAACAGCAGGGTGTTTGTGGCATCAGAAAGTTTGCTTGAGGCATAAGCAGTAGAAAGAGCAGGCTGGGAGCTGTCTAATAGACATAGTGCTGAAACAGAAGGACAGGTATCTTCTGTGCTTGGGATTATTGATCTTAAATAATGTTCTCATAAATTaacagagattatttatacatgtgTTTCATGCATCAaagacatttgttttttaaataaaataaagacatataAGTACGACTGTGCTATCATAGATACACTTATATATCCCAACAAAAACAAGCATCATTTCAATGTTAAGAAGTAAATATCTGATATATGTTACAAGAATACCTCCTGGAAAAGCTCCATACTGTAAGTGTTATCATCATCTGCAAAGAAGACGACGCCTGCAGGGTATTCCTGTTGTACAGGTGACTGGACCACTGATCGCTGAGTGTAATGAGCATGGGGTTGGTATTGCTGCCTAAGCCAAGCTAATCCTGCATTCCTCTGTTCTGTGGCACGGGGTAAACCAGATCGTTTGTATCTCCGTGGTGTGGGCACATGCAAGTGGGTGGCCCTTACACCTGCCCCAGCCAAGAAGTGGCTTACTAAGTCTGTTGGTTGAGCAGAATCCTCTACTAGTATCCAGTGTAAACGTGGCACCTGACGGAATGTATTGGCCAGTCGAGTGAGCTCTGCTTTTTGCACAGGCCGGCTATAAGTTGGAGTAATGGCATAGATAATGGGTAAAGTATCATTCTTTCTTCTCTGAATATCAGAACTGGTCAACTGCTCCTGGTTCGTTGTCCATGAACCGGTGCTTGTGTCACTTGGCTGGGGTCGCATCAGAGCAGCACGCCCAATTCTACGTTTCCAGTAAGGAGAATAATAGCGGGTGGTGGATACTCTACTGGAGTTGGAAGGTTTCCTGGtatcaatatcaataataatCACAACAATCAACACCCAAGGAAGAAGAATGAAGAAGCGACTGTAAAAAACAGACTTCATCCTGCTGTTAAGAAAAGTAAGAGTAAGTCATAGAATCAAAAAGTACAAGTAACCTAAATGCAGTGCTAAATCCAGTTAAGTGAGGCAAATCCAAAATACACCAAATCTAGCAGTCACTAAACAAACAAGCATCACAGTTTCCATGCAAGATTTTCTTGTGGGTGCctctcatattattattattattattattattattattattatatttagctCCTCAAGAAAGCATGTGCAATGTGActgtttctgtttaaaaaaaataaaatcaaccgAACACTCCTCCAGTATGTCGAAATGAATATACAGATTCCAGTTACAAAGAAATCTCTTCAGTACAAGTAAATCCACTTAAACCTATTTGTTGCTGGCTTATTGATGCTAGGGAGTCATAATAGAGCCCCTGCTATGTCTCAGTGACTTCTTCCTCCAGAACATATGGAAACAAATTCAAGTCATGTCAATGGTTTTCGAAAAAAATTAGCTCCCATTAATTCCAGAGGATTGCTTCATTGATAGCCTCTTAACACAGATGACAGCAACAAGCAGTGCAGGGAACAGGCAGATATTCCTTAATGCTTAGATATTTATATCTCATTCTGGTCGCCCAAACTTCTCATCTTCTTCAGCATCCATGTGTTCAGGTTTCCAGATAAAGTGAATAATGCACCTCTCAGTACCTCGTGTTAGCCAGCCAAACATAGATGCAACCCAGGTCACAAGGATTTTGTAAATTGTTTGTGTCTTTTGTTTCTTAATGCCTGTGCTGCCTAAGAAGCTGTGCAGAGTTGGGCTGTGATTCTGTAATAACAGCCTCAGTGATGCACTGGCTGAGGCTGAGTTTGATTGCTGCTCCCTGCATCAATCTGCTTCTCCCACCCCCTCTCCTCTTTGTTTCTATTTCTTTGCAGTCCGATGAGCTGCTGGGTGGGGAAGAGGGAGTAGAAGAATAGAGGGACCCCCTGTGGCTGGCACTGAGAAATTAGATTGAAAAGCTCTGGTAGTATTTCTGATTTTAGCTGCAGACAGACTTGGGTGCTGCTCTTTATGCAAGTAGAATGTTTTATTTgtgttgcttttaatctcataTTTCTTTCTCTTCTCTAGCTTTGACCTTGTCACCCTGAACGACAATAAGACTTGCCCATCATCTCCACAACTCAAGTGGAGAAGTAGAAGGGAGGTAGGCATAACGCAGGAGTGTTTGCTCGAAGGCTACAGGGAAAAATGTAACTGCGCAAGGACATTTAGCACACATTCCAATCCAATTGTCTGTACAAACCAATACAGTTCTGTTCTTGTTTAAGCACATATTAAATTAGTGTAAATCTTCATTTCAAATAGGTAGAAATTAACAGAAGAGAAGTGGCAGTGAGCCCATCTTTCTTGTCCAGCCATTCATATTATTTTTACAGATGGGTACCAGCACTTAGAGATTATGAGAACTTTTTTGCATGCTGCCCATAATCCATGGTTGCTATACAACACTTAGGTGTCTGTTGGACTGAATAGTGAATGTGACTGgttcataatatattttactacaaGACTTCCATATGTTTAGAAACTTTGCCCAGGCATGCTATAGGCCAAACTGGACAGATTCAGTTATTTCTTAGACAAGTCAAATGAAGAGTCAATGAGTTTTCATTCTGGCTGATTATTTAAGATCTAATTACATCAAAGTTTAGCTGTTCAAATCTGTCTTTTTGTGGGTCACGTCTTTCAATATTGGGCTAATGTGGCCTAACATCTTAGAAAATGATAAATTTGTCTGAACAAATTAGTATGTATATGGCAAGCTCAAAAGTTGCTCAGATATGTAAAACAGGTCAGGACACTAAGATATTTCAAATTACATTCTTATTAAAGCACTGCAGATATGGTGCCGTAAACTGTAATTACAGATTTCTTACCTGAAAGTTTAATTATGTAAAAtcctttttattaatttattgatatGAAATCGAATAGGTTATGTTCCCCATCTTTTATTAAATATGGCATTGGACATATCAGGTATAAAACATACTTATTGTTTCTCTGTAGAGGAATAAAGAAAAACAGGAATTGCAAGACGTGGGTTTGTGCATCGGATGTGTGGGGGTGATGGGTCTGTAAATCTCTTAGCATATTGTCACATACTGATGACGGAAAAAATAGAGATAACCTAGAGTTTGTCTGAATTTATAACTTAAATATGCTTCCTCCAAAATTATTTCCATCATGTTGCACAGTACTAACTGTGTCTTCTCAATGTGAACAGGTTTATTGTTATACCAATCATGATTACCCCGCAGGCACTATGTTTTATCTATGGAATTTGTGTTGCTGTGGTGACTTTTGTATCTAAGGAACTATATTAAATCTTTCATGTAAGACACAGGTGCCGAGtactatgtatattttatataatatgctACTATAATGTACCACAAGTGTATTAATTATTGACAAATGTTCAAAAATAGAAATCTTGTCTCTCAAAATTTCCTTATGAGTAGTAAGTGTTAGTAAAAAGATAGTCAAATGTTCCTTTGTTTATGTGTCCACTTACTGCACATTAATAGCGGGGAATATTTTCTCTTAGGCTTTAAAATTCTAGTCCTGGTTTTCACATGAAAGTTATGTTTATTATCACTGAAAATTTAAAGTACTGgcacgattcaggttcttttttattcggacatccggtggtcaggagataaatacttcaatgagagggacaaggattggtcaaataacttgggtttattaataatgtggtaaagataattttggtaagccaccgcgccactgaccccttcaactcaatggtaatgacaaaatattcatttgatcaacatagagcacaatagcatttaacatataatatacaataaatcaattttcaggtaaatcacttaacattaacattcaactaaaacatttggtgcaccaataatATCCCtggtaatgttaccatattttacactcagtcctgtgTTGAACTGTGCAAAGGAATTTattagaagtggtgcacgtggttggggcccagaaattactttttcacgccaaataaactgatgatcttttgtattacacagtctctttattttctctcctctcacactgttctcagtacatagctcagtctgtttagtgtgatgtcacagatctctatactgcttatttgttttcagtactttactttttactcacatctctctttggctcacttcttatcttcttctcttcttacacttacttcacttttaatctgcttatatatcactttgtccaattttcattctgtccctatttttctctctcagtctatgcagacacagggatctctctccctcagaggtctaaaactttcctcttcccactgccttctgggagttcacagttattaccaaagttagtggacttgttgctatgccacacactcctccttcctgttactcccagcaaccaccaaccactcccaactgtcacttctccctcaagaaaatatttatttttttaaatctttataaacacttttaacaattaacaaattaaattaacaaattaaaaacatatagatacaccccagggtactcagattttggggcaccacattcacccccgctttttcaggtgcgtgtcctcacgcattaagacataaaggtggttgttctttatcaactcaaatcacacatctacaatatttataatagcaaacattttcaatgacaacagttttaatatacattatatacattatatacaacagtttcagtgagaaagatctctaatcctgataccgccaatagtagctcaaaagggtcggtgggcagctgaggcaaagtcccttgtctatcatctggttcttcgtcccagtcatcccttgatgtttcttcttgaggacgatgcttccttctgacagccgataggcctgcgcatcccagtcgtagtctttctgctgccgtttgtagaagaacggaggagggcgcctgcgctggacaggtctctgctgagaggacacttcttctgctctctctccctcgctcacttgctctgtacttacttccccaccagattctgcagcattctctcctcttggctggtagaaacgtctgcggaacctttgtcggtagggtgcaaatctgcttccttttactggtacaccaccagggccagtcacgtttgctgcctcggcacccttctctccatccacaacatcaaattccacagtctccccgtctccaacactgcacagaaacttccgtgggttatttcgctttattgctgtctggtggacaaagacatcttctttggtgtcatttctgttaatgaagccatatccattccgcacattaaaccacttgacagtgcccgaaacctttacatgggaaccAGCAGACTTTTGGaaaccttgtaggagccgaacagtatgttgaaaggcctgatgaccgggggaagccgcttgggttaatttacccttcaaagtcgccactagctcatccggacatctttgcagcacattcatccccaggatgatgggggctatgttcccttcacagggggcggtgacaagacagccttgtcttggcaacaaggtcgctccgatctggatgtccacttcccaatacccttcacacgcaaaCTCAAGcccgttactggcggtcagctgcagccaggttgggggtggtgataacagctgctctttgccccaatacttgtggaatgcagggagccggatggtcgtaatctgtgaccccgtgtcaagcatagccagggtctccactccattaattgtaacgggtaacgtgggacattgtccgatgaactggggcctccagttttctggatccggatctattcccggggctcgcaCCGAGATTCGGAGAttgtcggagtttaaatgttcattttggtcgcagtttcgttctatgtgtcctacCTCATGGCACCGGCGacatatcgggcgcccttgactatcGAATTGGGCGATCGCCATACATACTCGcaaggtggttcccacctgcctcgggctggtctttgtctttcgggcctccactttggttccccgtagatgggtgccggtggcctcgccatttggcgcatctctcgctggatttctaccattccgatagccagctcctccatttgctttttgagcgtttgcattgggtctccggtgggatactgaccgctctgtattaccaattcttgggcccgtgttgatttttctgtgctgcttgctatggctcccgtcgagcttgcgctttctctgaagcccaccaattctgggtattcttcctcccttccccgttgattaccgacaatggcgatggcggtctctttaaactctcggaaggttttgcctggcatctgtgctttcatcagtcgtagctgaatcttaacgctttcttgggcgactccttctacgaactgtacggtcagggcttcgtccgcgtttcatacttcctctttgtccacagcctgaatggctcttagcatctgttgtaggctcagggcatagtcccgcagtgtttcgttcggttgttgcttgcgagcatatagtttcatcttcaactccggaagagttcttgtctcaaatgttgtggaatttttttttaaaacttgtgccgcttctttcttgtcatccatcggccatgagattacttctctgagcgccgaccctgtgagttgccctattacgatctccactttctgctgttcattcaacgggtatagccggaacatggattccagtttgttctcgaattctgtgaatgaagtcgtctgtagcttgtcgtcgtctccgctgtacttcgggaggCATGGGGCCCCAAAATAGTACGGTTGGGTTATGGGCAcatttggtgttgctgctggTTGCGCTGTTTCCCCCGCCTTGTGACTGGTCCATTTTTCACTGAAGGTATTACTCTTCTGATgtactcggatcctgttcggtttgatGCCAAAGTTATGTGGTGGCCGAGGACTGATGGGATTTTGCTTCCCTTACCTTGTTCTCCtgacacgattcaggttcttttttggtcggacatccggtggtcaggagataaatacttcaatgagagggacaaggattggtcaaataacttgggtttattaataatgcggtaaagataattttggtaagccaccgcgccactgaccccttcaactcaatggtaat encodes the following:
- the B3GAT2 gene encoding galactosylgalactosylxylosylprotein 3-beta-glucuronosyltransferase 2; this translates as MKSVFYSRFFILLPWVLIVVIIIDIDTRKPSNSSRVSTTRYYSPYWKRRIGRAALMRPQPSDTSTGSWTTNQEQLTSSDIQRRKNDTLPIIYAITPTYSRPVQKAELTRLANTFRQVPRLHWILVEDSAQPTDLVSHFLAGAGVRATHLHVPTPRRYKRSGLPRATEQRNAGLAWLRQQYQPHAHYTQRSVVQSPVQQEYPAGVVFFADDDNTYSMELFQEMRTTHTVSVWPVGLVGGRRYERPVVENGKVVGWYTGWRADRPFAIDMAGFAVSLQVILSSPKAVFKRRGSQPGMQESDFLKQITKVEELEPKANNCTKVLVWHTRTEKVNLANEPKHPQDTIKIEV